The Eleutherodactylus coqui strain aEleCoq1 chromosome 6, aEleCoq1.hap1, whole genome shotgun sequence genome window below encodes:
- the DIO2 gene encoding type II iodothyronine deiodinase has product MGLLSVDLLITLQILPGFVSNCLFLALYDSVVLVKHVLLQLNRSKSSQSQWRRMLTPEGLRCVWNSFLLDAYKQVKLGGDAPNSNVIHVSSKITSSISARPGTSCNLLDFASCERPLVVNFGSATUPPFISQLPAFSKLVEEFSNVADFLLVYIDEAHPSDGWAAPGVGTYEVKKHRNQDDRCAAANKLLEKYSLPSQCQVVADCMDNNANVAYGVSFERVCIVQRQKIVYLGGKGPFYYNLKEVRQWMEQKFGNRRLNG; this is encoded by the exons ATGGGTCTGTTGAGTGTGGACCTGTTGATCACTCTGCAGATCCTGCCTGGGTTTGTGTCTAACTGTCTGTTCTTGGCTCTGTATGACTCTGTTGTCTTGGTAAAACACGTGCTTCTGCAACTGAACCGCTCCAAATCCAGCCAGAGTCAATGGCGCCGGATGCTCACCCCAGAAGGTCTGCGCTGTGTTTGGAACAGCTTCCTATTGGATGCCTACAAGCAG GTAAAGTTAGGCGGAGATGCACCAAACTCCAATGTCATTCATGTGTCCAGCAAGATAACAAGTAGCATATCGGCAAGACCAGGGACATCATGTAACCTTCTTGACTTTGCCAGttgtgagcgccccctagttgTCAATTTTGGTTCAGCCACCTGACCCCCTTTTATAAGCCAGCTGCCAGCCTTCAGCAAGCTGGTGGAGGAGTTTTCCAATGTAGCGGATTTCCTTTTAGTCTACATTGATGAGGCTCATCCCTCAGATGGCTGGGCTGCTCCTGGGGTGGGCACCTATGAAGTAAAGAAACATAGAAACCAAGACGACCGATGTGCTGCAGCTAATAAACTGCTGGAAAAATACTCCCTCCCCTCACAGTGCCAGGTGGTTGCAGACTGCATGGACAATAATGCCAATGTGGCCTACGGTGTCTCATTCGAAAGGGTATGCATTGTACAAAGGCAAAAAATTGTATACCTGGGAGGTAAAGGACCTTTCTACTATAACCTCAAAGAAGTACGACAGTGGATGGAACAGAAATTCGGAAACCGAAGGTTGAACGGATAA